A region from the Candidatus Thiothrix putei genome encodes:
- the rpmC gene encoding 50S ribosomal protein L29 — protein MNAAELKQKSATELKTELVENLKEQFKLRMQKAAGQLSRPSEVKRVRRQIARIKTVLAQKQVAGE, from the coding sequence ATGAACGCAGCAGAACTTAAGCAAAAATCAGCTACTGAGCTTAAAACTGAGCTGGTAGAAAACCTGAAGGAGCAGTTTAAGCTGCGTATGCAAAAAGCCGCTGGCCAGTTATCACGTCCTTCCGAAGTGAAGCGTGTGCGTCGTCAGATTGCCCGTATCAAGACAGTGCTTGCACAAAAGCAAGTGGCAGGTGAATAA
- the rplQ gene encoding 50S ribosomal protein L17, with translation MRHRNTGRQLSRDSSARKALLQALTNSLLRHETIKTTLPKAKELRRVAEPLITRAKEDSVHNRRIAFSRLRDKEVVGKLFNDLGPRFKERQGGYLRIIKCGFRAGDNAPMAYVALVDEADAAQAAAE, from the coding sequence ATGCGTCACCGTAATACTGGTCGTCAATTAAGCCGCGACAGCAGCGCCCGTAAAGCCCTGCTGCAAGCGCTGACTAACTCACTGCTTCGTCACGAGACGATCAAAACAACTCTGCCAAAGGCGAAAGAATTGCGCCGTGTAGCAGAGCCACTGATCACCCGTGCCAAAGAAGACTCTGTTCACAACCGCCGTATCGCTTTTTCACGTTTGCGTGATAAAGAAGTCGTTGGCAAGTTGTTCAACGATCTTGGTCCTCGCTTTAAGGAGCGCCAAGGTGGCTATCTGCGTATCATCAAGTGCGGTTTCCGTGCGGGTGACAATGCGCCAATGGCTTACGTTGCACTGGTTGATGAAGCAGACGCTGCGCAAGCCGCAGCCGAGTAA
- the rpsE gene encoding 30S ribosomal protein S5, which translates to MAKAEHTSAPSDGLQEKLVKVNRVAKTVKGGRIMSFTALTVVGDGNGRVGFGYGKAREVPAAIQKAMDQARRNMVTVSLVDGTLQYPIKYEQGAARIYMQPASEGTGVIAGGAMRAVLEVAGVRNVLSKCQGTRNAGNVVRTTIAALGSMQSPEMIAAKRGKAVADIKG; encoded by the coding sequence ATGGCTAAGGCAGAACATACATCAGCACCGTCAGACGGCTTGCAAGAAAAATTGGTTAAAGTTAACCGCGTTGCGAAGACTGTTAAAGGTGGTCGTATCATGAGTTTCACTGCGTTGACCGTAGTGGGCGATGGTAATGGTCGCGTGGGTTTTGGTTACGGCAAGGCGCGTGAAGTGCCTGCTGCTATTCAAAAAGCGATGGATCAAGCACGTCGTAACATGGTGACAGTTTCTTTGGTAGACGGTACATTGCAATACCCTATCAAATACGAACAGGGCGCAGCACGTATTTACATGCAGCCAGCTTCTGAAGGTACAGGCGTTATCGCCGGTGGTGCGATGCGTGCGGTTTTGGAAGTAGCGGGTGTACGTAACGTACTGTCCAAATGCCAAGGCACACGCAATGCAGGCAATGTAGTACGTACTACTATCGCTGCACTGGGTTCAATGCAATCACCTGAAATGATTGCGGCGAAACGTGGTAAAGCCGTTGCAGACATTAAGGGGTAA
- the rplX gene encoding 50S ribosomal protein L24, with product MRKIRSNDEVVVITGKDKGRRGKIMQVLVDEGKVLVQGINRVKKHVKPNPNAGVQGGIIEKEMPMDTSNVMLVNPATGKGDRVGFKLLDDGKKIRVFKSNGERVDA from the coding sequence ATGCGTAAAATTCGCAGCAATGACGAAGTAGTTGTCATCACCGGCAAAGATAAAGGCCGTCGCGGCAAGATCATGCAGGTGTTGGTAGACGAAGGTAAGGTTTTGGTTCAAGGTATTAACCGTGTCAAAAAACACGTTAAGCCTAACCCAAATGCAGGTGTTCAAGGCGGCATTATTGAAAAAGAAATGCCGATGGATACTTCAAATGTGATGCTGGTTAATCCTGCCACTGGCAAGGGTGACCGCGTTGGATTCAAGCTCCTGGACGATGGTAAGAAAATCCGTGTCTTTAAGTCCAATGGTGAGCGCGTAGACGCTTAA
- the rplN gene encoding 50S ribosomal protein L14: MIQMQSILQVADNSGAKRVMCIKVLGGSHRRYAGIGDIIKVSIKDAIPRGKVKKGDVYNAVIVRTAHGVRRNDGSKIRFDNNAAVLLNNKLDPIGTRIFGPVTRELRGEKFMKIISLAPEVL, translated from the coding sequence ATGATCCAGATGCAATCTATTCTGCAAGTTGCAGATAACAGTGGTGCCAAACGAGTTATGTGCATCAAAGTTCTGGGCGGTTCTCATCGTCGTTATGCAGGCATTGGTGATATCATCAAAGTCAGCATTAAAGATGCGATTCCGCGCGGCAAGGTTAAGAAAGGCGATGTTTATAACGCTGTTATCGTCCGTACCGCTCACGGTGTGCGTCGTAATGACGGTTCTAAGATCCGCTTTGACAATAATGCCGCTGTCCTGCTTAATAATAAGCTCGACCCAATCGGCACACGTATTTTTGGGCCTGTCACACGCGAATTGCGTGGTGAAAAGTTCATGAAGATTATTTCTCTGGCACCTGAAGTGCTGTAA
- the secY gene encoding preprotein translocase subunit SecY, with protein sequence MRKNPTGSLGGFGNMVEIRQRLVFVLLALIVYRIGTYIPVPGVNPAAMAQFFDQNNGTILGVFNMFSGGALERLSVFALGIMPYISASIIMQLMATVVPALEQIKKEGESGRRKITQYTRYGTVVLALFQSFGVAIALGGTDAGNGQTIALNPGIGFTITTVVTLVTGTLFLMWLGEQITERGIGNGISLIIFAGIVAGLPAAIGGTLELVNTGELHSLFVIGLLLLVLAVTAFVIFVERGQRRITVNYANRQQGRKMMMGQSSHLPLKLNMAGVIPPIFASSIILFPATLGQWFGNAEGMGWLKGFFDMLKPGEPVYVLLYATAIVFFCFFYTALVFNSRETADNLKKAGAFIPGIRPGEQTSKYIDGVMTRLTAVGAIYITLVCLLPEFLILGWNVPFYFGGTSLLIIVVVVMDFLSQLQAHMMSHQYEGLMKKANFKAQARPSTVR encoded by the coding sequence ATGCGCAAGAACCCTACAGGTTCCCTTGGGGGCTTTGGAAACATGGTTGAAATCCGCCAGCGGCTAGTTTTTGTGCTGCTGGCGTTGATCGTTTACCGCATTGGTACCTATATTCCTGTTCCTGGTGTAAATCCTGCGGCTATGGCGCAATTTTTTGACCAGAATAATGGTACAATTCTCGGCGTTTTTAATATGTTTTCAGGTGGCGCATTAGAGCGCCTGAGCGTATTTGCACTGGGGATTATGCCGTATATCTCAGCTTCCATCATTATGCAGTTGATGGCGACGGTTGTTCCTGCACTGGAGCAAATTAAGAAAGAAGGTGAGTCTGGTCGCCGTAAAATTACGCAATATACGCGCTACGGCACGGTGGTTTTGGCTTTGTTCCAAAGCTTCGGTGTGGCGATTGCTTTAGGTGGTACTGACGCAGGCAATGGTCAAACCATTGCTTTGAATCCAGGCATTGGTTTCACAATTACGACGGTTGTTACCTTGGTGACAGGCACGCTTTTCTTAATGTGGTTAGGTGAGCAGATTACCGAACGTGGTATTGGTAACGGTATTTCCTTGATTATTTTTGCGGGCATCGTTGCGGGTTTACCTGCTGCTATTGGTGGCACATTAGAGCTGGTGAATACCGGCGAATTGCACTCCCTGTTTGTTATTGGTTTGTTGTTGTTAGTGTTGGCTGTCACAGCATTCGTGATTTTTGTGGAGCGTGGTCAGCGGCGCATTACAGTGAACTACGCTAATCGTCAACAAGGTCGCAAAATGATGATGGGGCAGTCTAGTCACTTGCCTTTGAAGCTGAATATGGCAGGGGTTATCCCGCCAATTTTCGCTTCTAGTATTATTTTGTTTCCAGCAACACTTGGGCAGTGGTTTGGTAATGCCGAGGGTATGGGGTGGTTAAAAGGCTTTTTTGATATGTTAAAGCCTGGTGAACCCGTTTATGTCTTGCTTTATGCCACTGCTATTGTATTCTTCTGCTTCTTTTATACAGCTCTAGTATTCAACTCGCGTGAAACTGCTGATAATTTGAAAAAAGCAGGTGCTTTCATTCCGGGTATTAGGCCGGGTGAACAAACATCTAAATACATTGATGGTGTTATGACTCGCTTGACAGCAGTCGGCGCTATCTACATTACATTGGTCTGTCTGTTGCCTGAATTTCTGATTTTGGGCTGGAATGTTCCTTTCTACTTTGGGGGAACTTCACTGCTGATCATCGTGGTTGTAGTCATGGATTTCTTGTCTCAGTTGCAAGCACACATGATGTCACACCAATACGAAGGTCTGATGAAAAAGGCCAATTTCAAAGCGCAGGCACGCCCCAGCACAGTGCGCTGA
- the bioB gene encoding biotin synthase BioB: MPELRHDWRIEEINALLAMPFSDLMFTAHQVHRENFPVNQVQVSTLLSIKTGACPEDCGYCSQSAKHDTSLERETLLPLQEVIDSAKTAQTQGATRFCMGAAWRNPTDKNLERVIEMVQAVKGLGMETCVTLGMLTDRQADRLKNAGLDYYNHNLDTSPEFYGNVISTRTFQDRLNTLEHVRNAGINVCSGGILGMGETRQDRARLLQQLANMKFHPESVPINDLVKIEGTPLAGVEKLDPFEFIRTVAAARIMMPKSYVRLSAGRAEMTDEMQAWCFFAGANSIFYGDKLLTTENPGESHDQQLFARLGIQAEAGQAGSVHM, from the coding sequence ATGCCTGAATTACGTCATGATTGGCGCATCGAAGAAATCAACGCCTTGTTAGCTATGCCCTTCAGTGATTTGATGTTTACCGCACATCAAGTACACCGGGAAAATTTCCCCGTGAATCAGGTGCAAGTGAGTACTTTGCTGAGCATTAAGACGGGTGCTTGCCCGGAAGATTGTGGCTATTGTTCGCAAAGTGCGAAACACGACACTTCGCTGGAACGTGAAACGTTGTTGCCGTTGCAAGAGGTCATCGACTCCGCCAAAACCGCGCAAACACAGGGGGCAACCCGTTTTTGCATGGGGGCTGCGTGGCGCAATCCTACCGACAAGAACCTTGAGCGTGTCATCGAAATGGTGCAGGCGGTCAAAGGCTTAGGGATGGAAACCTGCGTTACGTTGGGCATGTTGACTGACCGTCAGGCAGATCGTCTCAAAAATGCTGGGTTGGATTATTACAATCATAACCTCGATACCTCGCCGGAATTTTACGGTAATGTGATTTCTACCCGCACCTTCCAAGACCGTTTGAATACGCTAGAGCACGTGCGTAATGCGGGTATCAATGTGTGTTCGGGTGGTATTTTAGGCATGGGTGAAACCCGTCAGGATCGGGCGCGTCTGTTACAGCAACTGGCTAATATGAAATTCCACCCCGAATCTGTGCCTATTAACGATTTGGTTAAAATCGAAGGCACGCCATTGGCTGGAGTGGAAAAACTTGATCCATTTGAGTTCATCCGTACTGTCGCGGCAGCTCGTATTATGATGCCGAAATCTTACGTTCGTTTATCGGCTGGTCGCGCCGAGATGACCGATGAAATGCAGGCATGGTGCTTCTTTGCGGGTGCAAATTCGATATTTTACGGTGACAAACTGTTGACCACGGAAAATCCCGGCGAAAGCCACGACCAGCAACTGTTTGCACGCTTGGGGATTCAGGCGGAAGCAGGACAGGCTGGCAGCGTTCACATGTAA
- the rpsQ gene encoding 30S ribosomal protein S17, which produces MTVSEEAKVERSLMGRVVSNKMDKSIVVLMERQVKHPMYGKFIKRSKKYHVHDENNECREGDTVMFKECRPLSKTKHWTLIKVVERAPGQA; this is translated from the coding sequence ATGACTGTTAGCGAAGAAGCAAAAGTTGAACGCAGCCTGATGGGTCGTGTAGTCAGTAACAAGATGGACAAGTCAATCGTGGTGCTGATGGAACGTCAAGTAAAGCACCCAATGTATGGTAAGTTCATTAAGCGTTCTAAAAAATACCATGTTCACGACGAAAACAATGAATGTCGTGAAGGTGATACCGTAATGTTCAAGGAGTGCCGTCCTTTGTCGAAGACAAAGCATTGGACCTTGATCAAAGTTGTTGAACGCGCCCCAGGCCAAGCATAA
- the rpsH gene encoding 30S ribosomal protein S8 yields MSMSDPIADMLTRIRNGQMATKASVKFPSSKQKTAILEVLQSEGYVAEFVTDAADGKPVTTVKLKYFQGKPVITKVKRISRPGLRIFRGADELPTVMGGYGIAIVSTSKGVMSGRAAKASGQGGEVICTVE; encoded by the coding sequence ATGAGTATGAGTGATCCTATCGCCGATATGCTGACCCGCATCCGCAACGGTCAAATGGCAACTAAGGCGAGCGTTAAATTTCCGTCTTCCAAGCAGAAAACGGCGATTTTAGAGGTGTTGCAAAGTGAAGGTTATGTTGCTGAGTTTGTAACAGATGCCGCAGATGGCAAACCAGTTACAACAGTTAAGCTGAAATATTTTCAGGGTAAGCCAGTCATTACCAAGGTTAAGCGTATTAGCCGTCCTGGGTTGCGTATTTTCCGTGGTGCAGATGAGTTGCCAACTGTTATGGGTGGTTACGGTATTGCTATAGTTTCCACATCTAAAGGCGTCATGAGTGGTCGCGCAGCCAAGGCTTCTGGTCAAGGCGGCGAAGTCATTTGCACGGTTGAATAA
- the rpsN gene encoding 30S ribosomal protein S14, which produces MAKKSMIARETRRTAAVAKFAAKRDELKAIISNPESSYEAVMEAVEKLQKLPRDSSPVRQMTRCRLTGRPHAVYRKFGLCRNKLREAAMRGDVPGLTKASW; this is translated from the coding sequence ATGGCTAAGAAATCCATGATCGCTCGTGAAACACGCCGTACTGCTGCTGTCGCAAAATTCGCAGCTAAGCGTGATGAGCTGAAAGCTATCATCAGTAATCCAGAAAGCTCCTATGAAGCTGTGATGGAAGCTGTTGAAAAGCTGCAAAAGTTACCACGTGACAGCAGCCCGGTTCGTCAAATGACCCGTTGCCGTCTGACCGGTCGTCCACATGCGGTTTACCGCAAATTTGGCCTGTGCCGTAATAAATTGCGCGAAGCTGCCATGCGTGGTGATGTGCCTGGTTTGACTAAAGCAAGTTGGTAA
- the rpmD gene encoding 50S ribosomal protein L30 codes for MTSAKQLKVTLYRSLNGRLKAHQQCARGLGIRKIHNTVTVTDTPENRGMINKISYMLKVEEA; via the coding sequence ATGACTTCCGCGAAACAACTTAAAGTGACGCTATACCGCAGTCTGAATGGTCGCTTGAAAGCCCATCAGCAGTGTGCGCGTGGTCTTGGTATCCGTAAAATTCATAATACCGTGACTGTGACTGATACCCCTGAAAACCGTGGCATGATCAACAAGATTTCCTACATGCTCAAGGTTGAGGAAGCTTAA
- the rpsD gene encoding 30S ribosomal protein S4 — translation MARYIGPTCKLSRREGTDLFLKSRSVSLEKKCKLDKVPGQHGENKARLSDYGVQLREKQKVRRMYGVLERQFSNYFKESARRKGSTGENLLKLLECRLDNVVYRMGYGSTRAESRQLVSHKAITVNGQSVNIPSYQVKAGDVVAVREKSKKQTRIQDSVAVAEQLGFPSWVEVDAKGLSGTFKSVPDRSDLPAEINESLIVELYSK, via the coding sequence ATGGCACGTTATATTGGCCCTACCTGCAAACTGAGCAGACGCGAAGGCACTGACCTTTTTCTGAAAAGCCGCAGTGTTTCCCTCGAAAAGAAATGTAAACTGGACAAAGTTCCGGGTCAGCACGGCGAGAACAAAGCACGCTTGTCTGATTACGGTGTTCAGTTACGTGAAAAGCAAAAAGTTCGCCGCATGTACGGTGTTCTAGAGCGTCAGTTCAGCAACTACTTTAAAGAGTCTGCACGCCGCAAGGGTTCCACAGGTGAAAACCTGTTGAAACTGCTGGAATGCCGTCTTGATAACGTCGTTTACCGCATGGGTTACGGTTCTACCCGCGCTGAATCCCGTCAATTGGTTAGCCACAAAGCTATTACTGTTAACGGTCAGTCAGTGAACATCCCATCCTACCAGGTTAAAGCCGGTGATGTCGTAGCGGTTCGTGAAAAGTCCAAAAAGCAAACTCGTATACAGGATTCTGTCGCTGTAGCGGAACAACTTGGCTTCCCATCTTGGGTTGAAGTTGATGCAAAGGGATTGTCTGGTACGTTTAAATCTGTACCAGACCGTAGCGATCTGCCAGCCGAAATTAATGAATCACTGATCGTGGAATTGTACTCCAAGTAA
- the rpsK gene encoding 30S ribosomal protein S11: MARQPRKGATVNLRKKVKKTVTDGVAHVHASFNNTIVTITDRQGNALAWATSGGSGFRGSRKSTPFAAQVAAERAGNAAKDYGLKNLDVEVKGPGPGRESAVRALNSVGYRINSIVDVTPIPHNGCRPPKKRRV, encoded by the coding sequence ATGGCAAGACAGCCTAGAAAAGGTGCAACTGTTAACCTTCGTAAGAAGGTCAAGAAAACTGTCACTGACGGTGTTGCACACGTCCATGCATCCTTTAATAACACTATTGTGACTATCACCGATCGCCAAGGCAACGCACTGGCATGGGCTACTTCTGGTGGCTCTGGTTTCCGTGGTTCACGTAAAAGCACCCCGTTTGCGGCGCAAGTTGCTGCTGAACGTGCGGGTAACGCAGCCAAGGATTACGGTTTGAAAAACCTTGACGTAGAAGTCAAAGGTCCAGGGCCTGGTCGTGAATCTGCGGTACGCGCTTTGAACAGCGTTGGCTACAGAATTAACAGCATTGTGGATGTAACGCCGATTCCGCATAACGGTTGCCGTCCACCAAAGAAACGTCGTGTGTAG
- the rpoA gene encoding DNA-directed RNA polymerase subunit alpha has protein sequence MTSKTTELLKPRNVHVQETGLNTYRITLEPLERGFGHTLGNALRRILLSSIPGSAVTEVQITGVVHEYTSIEGVQEDVVEILLNLKNLAIRLNARDEATLTLKKKGKGVVTAADIERDHDVDIINPDHVIAHITKDDADLEMSLTITRGRGYQPASVRRGPDSPELPLGTLVLDASYSPITRVAYNVDSARVEQRTDMDKLVLEIQTNGSVNAEESIGMAAQILQQQLAVFFDLRIEEPVRREESQPEIDPILLRPVDDLELTVRSANCLKAENLFYIGDLVQRTETELLKTPNLGKKSLTEIKDVLAQHGLTLGAKLDSRPPAGLDHRDSKVA, from the coding sequence ATGACCTCGAAAACAACAGAACTGCTGAAACCACGCAATGTTCATGTGCAGGAGACGGGTTTAAATACCTATCGCATCACACTTGAGCCATTAGAGCGTGGTTTCGGTCACACGTTGGGTAACGCCTTGCGCCGCATTTTATTGTCCTCTATTCCGGGCAGTGCAGTGACGGAAGTGCAGATCACTGGCGTGGTACACGAATACACCAGTATTGAAGGTGTGCAAGAAGATGTGGTTGAGATTCTGTTGAATCTCAAAAACTTGGCGATTCGCCTTAATGCCCGTGATGAAGCAACCTTGACCTTAAAGAAAAAAGGCAAAGGTGTTGTAACGGCTGCGGATATTGAGCGCGATCATGATGTGGACATCATTAACCCTGATCATGTCATTGCACACATTACCAAGGATGACGCTGATCTGGAAATGAGCCTGACCATTACCCGTGGTCGTGGTTATCAGCCAGCATCGGTACGCCGTGGCCCAGATTCACCCGAACTGCCTTTAGGTACTTTGGTGTTGGATGCCAGCTACAGCCCAATTACACGTGTTGCCTACAATGTGGATAGCGCTCGTGTTGAGCAGCGTACTGACATGGACAAGCTGGTGCTGGAAATCCAGACCAATGGTTCCGTTAACGCGGAAGAATCCATTGGGATGGCAGCACAGATTCTGCAACAGCAATTGGCAGTATTCTTCGATTTACGTATTGAAGAGCCGGTTCGCCGTGAAGAATCTCAACCAGAAATTGACCCGATTCTGTTGCGTCCGGTTGACGATCTGGAACTGACTGTACGTTCAGCTAACTGCCTGAAAGCAGAGAACCTGTTCTACATCGGTGATCTCGTACAACGTACTGAGACTGAATTGCTGAAGACTCCGAATCTGGGCAAAAAGTCTTTGACTGAAATTAAAGATGTGCTGGCACAGCATGGTCTGACACTGGGCGCTAAGCTGGATAGCAGGCCTCCGGCAGGTCTCGATCACCGTGACAGCAAAGTGGCTTAA
- the rplF gene encoding 50S ribosomal protein L6, with product MSRIAKKALTVPKGVEVSISGQSLKVKGGKGSFDFAVHDAVEVSQEDNVLKFKAKRDSDSAGWALAGTTRALANNMVIGVSQGFEKKLQLVGVGYRAQAQGNKLNLSLGFSHPVVHDMPEGITVETPSQTEILIRGSDKQKVGQVAAEVRAYRPPEPYKGKGVKYSDEVILRKETKKKK from the coding sequence ATGTCTAGAATTGCAAAGAAAGCACTGACTGTACCCAAGGGTGTGGAAGTCAGTATCAGCGGGCAAAGCCTGAAGGTCAAAGGCGGCAAAGGCTCTTTTGATTTCGCAGTGCATGATGCTGTAGAAGTTTCACAAGAAGACAATGTGCTGAAGTTTAAAGCTAAGCGTGACAGCGATTCTGCTGGTTGGGCGTTGGCAGGTACGACACGTGCATTGGCAAACAATATGGTGATTGGCGTTAGCCAAGGCTTTGAGAAAAAATTGCAGTTGGTTGGGGTCGGTTATCGTGCCCAAGCACAAGGCAATAAATTGAATCTCAGCTTGGGTTTCTCTCACCCTGTGGTACACGATATGCCAGAAGGCATTACGGTCGAGACCCCTAGTCAGACAGAAATCCTGATCCGTGGTAGCGATAAGCAGAAAGTTGGTCAAGTTGCAGCAGAAGTTCGTGCATACCGTCCACCAGAGCCTTACAAAGGCAAAGGTGTGAAGTATTCAGACGAAGTGATTCTGCGTAAAGAGACCAAGAAGAAGAAGTAA
- the rplR gene encoding 50S ribosomal protein L18 codes for MDKKTSRIRRGKRSRMKMRELRVNRLSIHRTSLHIYAQVVTSDGSQVLASASTLDKDLKAGLDYTGNVAAAIAVGKLVAERALAKGIDAVAFDRSGFKYHGRIKALADSAREAGLKF; via the coding sequence ATGGACAAGAAAACATCCCGCATCCGTCGTGGTAAGCGTAGCCGCATGAAAATGCGTGAGTTGCGTGTTAACCGTCTGAGTATTCACCGTACTTCTCTGCATATCTATGCACAAGTGGTGACTTCTGATGGTTCTCAAGTGCTGGCTTCAGCTTCCACGCTGGATAAAGATCTGAAAGCAGGTCTGGATTACACCGGCAATGTTGCTGCTGCTATCGCAGTAGGCAAGTTGGTTGCTGAGCGTGCATTGGCAAAAGGTATTGACGCGGTTGCTTTTGATCGCTCTGGTTTTAAATATCATGGTCGCATCAAGGCGTTGGCAGATAGCGCTCGTGAAGCCGGTCTGAAATTTTAA
- the rpmJ gene encoding 50S ribosomal protein L36 — translation MKVRASVKKLCRNCRVIRRNGVVRIICSDPRHKQRQG, via the coding sequence ATGAAGGTTCGAGCTTCAGTTAAAAAATTGTGCCGTAACTGTCGGGTTATCCGCAGAAACGGTGTGGTTCGCATTATCTGTTCTGACCCGCGCCACAAACAGCGCCAAGGTTAA
- the rplO gene encoding 50S ribosomal protein L15: MKLNTLQPELGSRPDGIRVGRGIGSGLGKTAGRGHKGQKSRKGGFHHRKGFEGGQMPMHRRLPKFGFTSRIGQRTAEVRLSELAQVEGDVIDLAGLIAANVVDARTLQAKIILSGEVAKAVTVKGVGVTKGARAAIEAAGGKIEE, encoded by the coding sequence ATGAAATTGAATACGCTACAACCTGAACTGGGTAGCCGTCCTGACGGGATTCGTGTAGGCCGTGGTATTGGCTCCGGTCTGGGTAAGACTGCTGGTCGTGGTCACAAAGGTCAAAAATCCCGTAAAGGTGGTTTCCATCACCGTAAGGGCTTCGAGGGTGGTCAGATGCCTATGCACCGCCGTCTGCCTAAGTTTGGCTTTACGTCACGTATTGGTCAACGTACCGCCGAAGTTCGTTTGAGCGAATTAGCTCAAGTAGAAGGCGATGTCATTGATCTGGCTGGTCTGATTGCTGCGAATGTGGTTGATGCACGTACCTTGCAAGCTAAAATCATTCTTTCTGGTGAAGTTGCGAAAGCAGTCACTGTAAAGGGTGTTGGCGTGACGAAGGGTGCACGTGCCGCGATCGAAGCCGCAGGCGGCAAAATCGAAGAATAA
- the rplE gene encoding 50S ribosomal protein L5: MSRLQQYYRDTVIKELMDKFGYNNVMEVPKLVKVSLNMGLGEAVGDKKIIEHATGDMSKIAGQKPVVTLSRKSVAGFKIRDGWPIGCMVTLRGEKMYEFIDRLVNISIPRIRDFRGLNARAFDGRGNYNMGIKEQIIFPEIEYDKIDALRGMNITIATTAKNNEEGKALLEAFKFPFRQQ; this comes from the coding sequence ATGTCGAGACTGCAACAGTATTACCGCGATACTGTCATCAAAGAATTGATGGACAAGTTCGGGTACAACAATGTGATGGAAGTGCCGAAGCTGGTGAAAGTCAGCCTGAACATGGGTTTGGGCGAAGCTGTCGGTGATAAGAAGATTATTGAACATGCAACCGGTGATATGTCTAAAATCGCAGGTCAAAAACCTGTGGTGACATTAAGCCGCAAATCTGTTGCGGGTTTCAAAATCCGTGACGGCTGGCCGATTGGCTGTATGGTAACGCTTCGTGGCGAGAAAATGTACGAGTTCATTGATCGTCTCGTCAATATTTCCATCCCGCGTATCCGTGACTTTCGTGGTCTCAACGCCCGTGCCTTTGATGGTCGTGGCAACTACAATATGGGCATCAAAGAACAGATCATCTTTCCAGAGATCGAGTACGACAAAATTGATGCCTTGCGTGGTATGAACATTACGATTGCGACCACCGCAAAAAACAACGAAGAAGGGAAAGCGCTGCTTGAAGCATTCAAATTCCCTTTCCGTCAGCAGTAA
- the rpsM gene encoding 30S ribosomal protein S13 — translation MARIAGINLPVGKHVVIGLTAIYGVGRPRAADICKAADVVPSTKIRDLSEDQVERLRLEVGKLLVEGDLRREVSMSIKRLMDMGCYRGIRHRRGLPMRGQRTKTNARTRKGPRRPIRK, via the coding sequence ATGGCTCGTATTGCGGGTATCAATCTTCCTGTTGGTAAGCACGTAGTGATCGGTTTGACCGCTATTTATGGTGTGGGTCGTCCTCGTGCTGCTGATATTTGTAAGGCGGCGGATGTGGTGCCAAGCACTAAAATCCGTGACCTCAGTGAAGATCAAGTTGAACGTTTGCGTCTTGAAGTAGGTAAACTCCTAGTTGAAGGTGACTTGCGTCGTGAAGTTTCCATGTCGATCAAACGTTTGATGGATATGGGTTGCTATCGTGGCATCCGCCACAGACGTGGCCTGCCGATGCGCGGTCAGCGTACCAAGACTAACGCGCGTACCCGTAAAGGCCCGCGTCGTCCTATTCGCAAATAA